Proteins encoded in a region of the Pangasianodon hypophthalmus isolate fPanHyp1 chromosome 21, fPanHyp1.pri, whole genome shotgun sequence genome:
- the ly97.3 gene encoding CD59 glycoprotein translates to MRSLVFALVLILLVASGTALECYHCQPKKAGGACQITKLTCPAEKDTCVSVKFTRSPFGHYQRCTAMADCEFLKLNAYMNVNCCQNDLCNTL, encoded by the exons ATGAGAAGCCTGGTTTTTGCCCTCGTTCTGATACTACTGGTAGCCAGCG GGACGGCTCTGGAGTGTTACCATTGCCAGCCCAAGAAGGCAGGTGGGGCATGTCAGATCACAAAGCTGACCTGTCCTGCTGAAAAAGACACCTGCGTCTCAGTCAAGTTCACCAGATCCCCAT TTGGACACTACCAGAGGTGCACGGCCATGGCTGACTGTGAGTTTCTGAAGCTGAACGCCTACATGAATGTCAACTGCTGCCAGAATGACCTCTGTAACACCCTGTGA